In a genomic window of Pseudomonas mohnii:
- the rfbC gene encoding dTDP-4-dehydrorhamnose 3,5-epimerase: protein MNVVTTDLPGVLIIEPKVFGDERGFFYESFNAKAFEEATGLNTPFVQDNHSRSQKGVLRGLHYQLQNTQGKLVRVTAGEVLDVAVDIRRSSPHFGKWVAVRLSAANNRQLWIPEGFAHGFVVLSDYAEFLYKTTDYYNPSAERCIRWDDPDLAIDWQLDAAPQLSAKDKVGALLKDAEVFA from the coding sequence ATGAATGTAGTCACCACCGACCTGCCCGGTGTTCTGATCATCGAACCCAAGGTGTTTGGTGACGAGCGGGGGTTCTTTTACGAAAGCTTCAACGCAAAGGCTTTCGAAGAAGCGACCGGCCTGAACACACCGTTCGTTCAGGACAATCACTCGCGCTCGCAAAAAGGCGTGCTTCGTGGCCTGCATTACCAACTGCAAAACACGCAGGGCAAGCTGGTTCGAGTCACGGCCGGTGAAGTGCTCGACGTCGCCGTGGACATCCGCCGCAGCTCGCCGCATTTCGGAAAATGGGTCGCGGTGCGTCTGTCCGCCGCCAATAATCGCCAGCTCTGGATTCCTGAAGGCTTTGCCCATGGCTTCGTGGTGTTGAGCGACTACGCCGAATTCCTCTACAAGACCACCGACTACTACAACCCGTCGGCCGAGCGCTGCATTCGTTGGGATGACCCGGACCTGGCCATCGACTGGCAACTGGACGCCGCACCGCAACTGTCGGCCAAGGATAAGGTCGGGGCATTGCTCAAGGACGCCGAAGTATTTGCCTGA
- a CDS encoding sensor histidine kinase yields the protein MTPTLPRRPRWRSLALLALCLAPLLWPLEHLAERYYRSELASQNRQTLDLYVANLLGTLHRYEVLPQILGDLPALRAVLGAPDDGVTQGNANRLLKNISAQTGAEVMYLMDTTGKTLAASNWDKHDSFVGRNFAFRPYFSEAMAGRLGRFFGLGTTSAKRGYFFAAAVREGEKIIGVLVVKVDLDHTESLWGKTPEQLLLTDHNGVVIITSRPEWRFRATRPLNDEESQAITAIQPYPTREPKPLNLNPDAWLTQTQSIAETGWDVSILAPRTLIDRPVRTVVAIGGATLLVLMLLLGLMMQRRRHYLDRIAFEAKARRELEARVAERTSDLEGLNRRLKQEVLEREQAQQELVRAQDDLVQAGKLSALGTMSASISHELNQPLAAIRSYAENAEVLLDHQRTDDARSNLKLISELTGRMASIIAHLRAFARRDRHAPESVALQPALDDALALLAKRRRSMEVELIRDLPAATLWVEAGETRLRQVLGNLLANALDALTEKGPPRKLWLSAQSTADGVHLYIRDNGPGFCMEALGRASEPFYTTKTRTQGLGLGLAICETLMRAFGGELSFANHKEGGALITLKLRAGAPGVSLQPSEDRSA from the coding sequence ATGACCCCGACCCTCCCCCGCAGACCTCGCTGGCGCAGCCTGGCGCTGCTCGCCTTGTGCCTGGCGCCGTTGTTGTGGCCGCTGGAGCATCTGGCCGAGCGCTATTACCGTAGCGAGCTGGCCAGCCAGAACCGGCAGACCCTCGATCTCTATGTCGCCAACCTGCTGGGCACCCTGCATCGCTATGAGGTACTGCCGCAGATTCTCGGCGATCTGCCGGCCCTGCGCGCCGTGCTCGGTGCGCCGGACGACGGCGTCACCCAAGGCAACGCCAACCGCCTGCTGAAGAACATCAGCGCCCAGACCGGGGCCGAAGTCATGTACCTGATGGACACCACAGGCAAGACCCTGGCCGCGTCCAACTGGGACAAGCACGACAGCTTCGTCGGCCGTAACTTTGCCTTCCGTCCGTACTTCAGCGAAGCCATGGCCGGCCGGCTCGGGCGCTTTTTCGGGCTGGGCACCACGTCCGCCAAACGCGGCTACTTCTTCGCCGCGGCGGTGCGTGAGGGCGAGAAAATCATCGGCGTACTGGTGGTGAAGGTTGATCTCGACCACACCGAAAGCCTGTGGGGCAAAACCCCGGAACAGTTGCTACTGACCGACCATAACGGCGTCGTCATCATCACCTCGCGACCGGAATGGCGCTTTCGCGCGACCCGTCCGCTGAACGATGAAGAGAGCCAGGCGATCACCGCGATCCAGCCTTATCCGACGCGCGAGCCCAAGCCCTTGAATCTCAACCCCGACGCCTGGCTGACCCAGACCCAGTCGATCGCGGAAACCGGCTGGGACGTCAGCATTCTCGCGCCGCGCACCCTGATTGACCGCCCGGTGCGAACGGTCGTCGCCATCGGTGGCGCGACGCTGTTGGTGCTGATGCTACTGCTCGGCCTGATGATGCAGCGCCGCCGCCATTACCTCGACCGAATCGCATTCGAAGCCAAGGCCCGACGCGAACTGGAAGCCCGGGTCGCCGAGCGCACCAGCGATCTGGAAGGCCTCAACCGTCGACTCAAACAGGAAGTGCTGGAGCGCGAACAGGCCCAGCAGGAACTGGTGCGCGCGCAGGACGATCTGGTGCAGGCCGGCAAACTGTCGGCGCTGGGCACGATGTCGGCGAGCATCAGCCACGAACTCAACCAACCGCTGGCCGCGATTCGCAGCTACGCGGAAAACGCCGAAGTACTGCTCGATCACCAGCGCACCGACGACGCCCGGAGCAATCTCAAATTGATCAGCGAATTGACCGGGCGCATGGCCTCGATCATCGCCCATCTGCGCGCCTTTGCCCGCCGTGATCGCCACGCCCCGGAAAGCGTCGCCCTGCAACCGGCGCTGGACGACGCCCTGGCGTTGCTGGCCAAGCGTCGGCGCAGCATGGAGGTCGAACTGATCCGCGATTTACCCGCCGCCACCCTGTGGGTCGAGGCCGGGGAAACCCGTCTGCGCCAGGTGCTCGGCAATCTGCTGGCCAACGCCCTGGACGCCCTGACGGAAAAAGGCCCGCCGCGCAAACTCTGGCTAAGTGCCCAATCCACCGCTGACGGCGTCCACCTGTACATTCGCGACAACGGCCCCGGCTTTTGCATGGAAGCCCTTGGCCGCGCCAGCGAGCCCTTCTACACCACCAAGACCCGCACCCAGGGCCTGGGGTTGGGGCTGGCGATCTGCGAAACCCTGATGCGCGCCTTTGGCGGTGAACTGTCGTTCGCCAACCACAAGGAAGGTGGCGCATTGATTACCCTGAAGCTGCGCGCAGGCGCACCGGGTGTGAGCCTGCAACCGTCCGAGGACCGAAGTGCATGA